AAAATGGCCGGTGTAGCCAATGGCCGCCACACCCCCGGCGCAGCCCAGGGCGCAGAGCACTGCCACCGCCTGGCCCAGCCGCTGCTTGAGGACGGCCCGCTCTTGCCGCACGTACAGGTCCGCCAAAGGCGCCCACACCGCCGTACCGAACATGAGCAATTGCCCTTGCCAGAGGGCATAGAGCCGCTGCGTCAGGTGGTAGCGGGTGACTTCTTCCGGTGAATAGAGGGCCTGCACGGCGAGCACCTCGCAGCGCACCGCCAGCGCCCCGCACAAGCTCGCTAGGAACAGCCGGCTGGCATGATGGAGCAACGTGAGGAGGTCCTGCCGCGGCGGAACAACCCAGCTCCAGGGCGAATAGGTGCGCCGGACCCAGCCGTGGAGCCACAGTGCGCTGAGGGCAGAACCGCAGAGCATGGCGAAGGCTTGGCCGGGCAGCCCCCCGCCGTGCGCCGCTAAAAGCAGAGCAACAGCCGTGGTCAGCAAGCTGGAGACGGTCAGCACGCCGCTGACCCGCGCCCCGCGCTGATCTGCCTCGAAGACCGTCCGGGCCAGTTGCCAGGGAGCCAACAGTGCCGCACCCCCCAATAGCAGCCAGAAAGCCGCTTGCCACTCCCCCTGCAACGCCGGCGAAGCCGGTGGCCCCAACGGACCCCGCCACACCAGCAGGGCCGCAAGTGCCAGCACCAACACACTGATCCCGGCGGCAAGCAGTTGAGCGGCGGCCACCCACTGCCGCACCCCCTGCTGGTCCCCGCGCGCCCAGCGCGGCACCAGACCCGCCCCCAAGGCCATCCCCAAGCAAGCCCAACCGACGCCGAGCAAAGCCAAGGTGGCTTCCAGCAGCCGCACCAGACCGAACCGCTCCGCCCCCAGCCAGCCCAAAAGCAGCGGCGTCGCCACCAGCCCGGCCAACACGGTCAGCACCGTCTGCACTTGCTGGGCCACGATGAAGTGCACGGCAGCCCGCCAACGCGATCGCCGCGGCTCAACCGGCTCGTCCGATCCTGTCTGGCTCATGCGGGCCTCGGCTTTGGCACACTCCCTTGGCTCATGCCTCCCCTCGTCTCTCCGCCGCTTCTTCCCCAGGTGCGCCCGCCGCTGTTTGTCCGCTGTCTGGGAGTTGTCCTAGGGCAGTCCCGCCGCGCTTGCCACCGCCGAGTCCGTAGCATCGACCAGGGCATCCCTACGGAGCTTCAGCGCGAGAGCTTGGCCCTTGCAATATCTTCACCAGGGAATGCCTGACGTTTCCAGACCAACGCTTCGCTTTTGCTCATCAGTCCCCGTGTCTGCAAATGCTGACAAAATGCGGACAAAATGAGAGAGAGCGGGCCAGGCAGGGAGGGGTGCGGGAAAGGGCGGGCCTCACGATTGGGCGGCGGAAGAAGCGGCGGCGGCCGGCGGATTCGGGTGCTGCTGCGCGGCCCACTGCTCCAACAGGGCGAATTGCTGGGCGAAATCATGCAGCGAGGTGGCCAGCGGGCTTTTGAAAAACGAAGCCAGGTAGGGCAGCGCTCCGTATTCCCCCCGTCTCTGGGCCAACGCCACCAAGCGGACCAGGTCCAACACCAACGGTGCGGCGAGCAGCGAATCGCACCCTTGCCAGGTGAATTGTAGCGTCATCTTGGTGCCGAAGAATCCCTCGAAGTGGATGTGGTCCCAAGCCGTCTTCCAATCGTCCAGCGATTCGACGTATTCGATGCTGACCAAACTCTGGGGTTTGTAACCGAGCAGGCTGCTGAGCAGGGCGTCTTTACTTTTGACCTTGGAGGCCTTGTTTTCCGGGTCGTTGAGGACCCAGCCGTCGCGGTTGCCCAGGATATTGTGCCCGACCCAAGAGAGGACGCGCAAGTGGCGGCGGGCGAAGAGCGGAGCCAGGACGGATTTGAGGAGCGTCTCGCCGGTTTTGAGGTCTTGACCAGCATGGGGTACGCGGCGCTGGCGGGCTAGCTCTTCCAGGGCCGGCAAACTCGCCCCCAGACTGGGCGTGAGGTTGACATACGGCCAGCCCCCCTCCAGGGCCGCATAGGCATAAAGCGTGCTCGCCGGCAGGGGCAGTTCCGCTTTCCGTTCCAATGCCTCTTGCAAAGCTGTCAGCGAAAGCTGCCGGACTTCCCACGCCGCTGGCGGTTCTGTCGAGGCAGCGTTGACCACGAGGAGTTGATCCAATTGCTCCTGGTCCTGGAAACGGCGCAGGTCGTCTTGCACCGCGGTGATGGCCTCCTGCGGATGGCGTGCCAGCAGCACATCCGGGCGATCCCGCAACGCTTGCAGAGCGGCGTTGGGACGGTAGAGAATCCCCCGCCGCAGATGCCGCGACCATTGCTCCAGATCACTGCGGCAGGCTTCGATCACCGCACGGTCGAAGACCCGCGAACGCTGATGCAGCTCCCAGACCGGCGTGAGCAAGTCGGCCTGACGCACTTCGTGTCCCCCGACCACGAAGGACGACGGCCCATCCAGGTCCAGAGGGGCGAACGCTTCTAGCGCCGTCACCAGGCCGGTCGTTGGGATCAACCCCCGCGCCCAGGCGGACAGTCCCAGGCAGGTGGCCCCCGCCACGCTGCCGCAGGCTCCGATCAACCACAAGCCGATGCGTCGTTGTGCCATTGCCACAGATGCCTATTGCGAAGAAGGTTCAAGTCCAGGGGCAGGGGGGATGATGTTCCATACAAAGGAGGAGCGGCGGCCTTACATCGGGGCTTACTTCCATTGTGGGTGGGCAAGCGGGGACGAGTCAAGTCACACGCGCAGCTCGGCCTCCGGCGGGGGGCGATCGCGGTAACGCTGCAAGCGGGGGTGGACATGTTCCGCCAGGAACTCGTCCACCTGCTGCGGTGCTCGACCGATGAACGCTTCCGCTCCCAGGTTGCCCCACCGCTCCCAGTCCAGGCGCTGGAAGACCGGTTCCTGCCGCAGGCGCTCCAGCAATTCCCGGCTGTTCCCTTGTCCTGCCTTGATCCGCTCGGCCACCGCCAGGCTGTGCTGCCGGACCACCTCATGAACCTGCTGCCGGTTGGCCCCGCCCTGCACCGCCGCCATCATGAGGCTTTCCGTGATCATGTACGGCAACTGTTTCTGGACGTTCCGGGCGATCACCTGGGGTTGGACGATGAGGCGCCGAGCCAAATGCAACGCCAGGCGCAGGCAGGCATCCGCGGCCAGAAACGCCTGGGGCAAATACAACCGCCGGATGGCACTGTCATCGAGAGTGCGTTCCAGCCATTGCACCGCCGCGGTTTGGCTAGCCATCGCCGGCAGGTTCATCAGAAAGCGCGCCAGGGAACAGAGCCGCTCCGCCCGCATCGGATTGCGCTTGTAGGCCATAGCGCTGGAACCGACTTGTTCCGCCTCGAAGGGTTCCTCGATCTCCTGGCGGTGCGCCAGCAAACGCAGGTCGGTCCCCCACTTGTGCAACGACTGGCCTAGCCCGCCCAAAGCCTCCAGCACTTGCGTATCGATTTTGCGGCTGTACGTTTGGCCGCAGACGGGTACCACGCGGGAGAAGCCTGCTTTCGCCGCCACCAGGCGGTCCAGTTGCCGGACCTTCTCGTGGTCGCCCTGGAACAGGGTGAGGAAGCTGGCTTGCGTTCCCGTGGTGCCTTTGGCCCCGCGGAAGGGCAGCTCTTCCTGCCGCCGTTCTAACTCCTGGAGGTCGAGCAGGAGGTCGTACAGCCACAGGCAGGCCCGCTTGCCCACGGTGGTGAGTTGGGCCGGCTGGAAGTGGGTGAAGCCGAGCGTCGGCGTCTCCTTCCACCGCTGGGCAAAGTCCGCCAAAGCAGCGATCACAGCCGCCAACTGCCGGCACACCTGCTCCAGGCTCTCGCGCATCAAAATCAGGTCGGCGTTGTCGGTCACATAGCAGGACGTGGCTCCCAGATGGAGGATGTCGCCCGCTTGGGGGGCCGCATCCTGGAAGGTGTGGATATGGGCCATGACATCATGGCGGAAGCGCTGCTCGTAAGCGGCGGCCCGTTCCAGGTCCACGTCGTCCAGATGCTCCCGTAACGCGGCCAGTTGTTCCGGGCGGATGCGGGGTGTCACCCCGTCGTCAGCACGTAGGCCCAGTTCCGCCTGGGCTTCCGCCAGCCACAGCCACAGCCGCCGCCACGTGCGGTACTTCCGCAATGGCCCCCAGCGTTCCGCCATCTCCCGCGAAGCATATCGCTCCACCAGAGGATTGTCGTAAAGCACGCCCGCCTCATGATGACCCGATTCCGTACCCATAGCGACGCTGACCTGACTCTCCCGCCGGCGGGAACTTGCTCGGTGCAACTTGAGCCAAAGCGGCGGCCCTTCCGCTTGCCGCTCACCTTGGACCCGCAGAACATGCGCCAGGCTTCCCCCCGGCACATCTCCTGCAACCCGGCGGCTATCTTACAACAGCGGCCGCTTTCTGGCTGGAAGGAACCCGCACGGAACCCAAAGCGCGGTTAGGATTGGGAGGACAGGATGTCCGGCCATGGGGGTCGGACCTCCCCGATTGGAGGAGAACCGATCATGCGTGCACAGGGATGGTTCCGCACTCTACTGCTGGCAGGGATCGTGACCCTGCTGAGTGGTCTCGGCGATTCCTCGGCTCAAGCAGGCGATCAACCGCCGCTGCCCCGCTTCTACTACTACCCCTATTACTACTTCCCGCACAGTTACTGGCCGCAGCAAAGCCCGCCGTATCCGGAGCCGCCGGGGCATCCCTATGTCCGTCCCCCGGCGTACATGGCTTATCCGCCCTTCCGCGAACCCGGCTGGCGCTATGAACTGTGGACCCCCCTAAAATACTACCGCGGCAACCACTTCTGGCTCGACCAGTTCTGATTGCACACGAGGCCGTCGAGCTTCCCCCAAGCTGGCCGAGAGGAGAACAAGCTGGCCGAGAGGAGAACCTGGCCCCGAGGGGGAATACCGGCCTGAGCGTTCCGGGATGGCGGCTGGGCCTCCTGGACGTGGTCTTGGGATAGGTTTTGACGCGGATTGCAGCCAGGGCCTCAGCGCTGGCTCTTCTGTTTTCCGACTGCCACCGATTTTCCGATTTCCGACTGCCACCGTTTTTTCCGACTGCCGCCGATGCACCCGGCCCCTCGGTGGAGGCATAACTTCTTCAGGACTGGAGGTTTTGCAGGATGTTGCGGAGGGGGACGAGGCGCTGGCCGCGGCACTCTTCGATCCCCAAAGCTTTGAGGAAGCGGCGGCGCAGGCGGGCCTGCAACTCGTCGATGGTGGAGGGTGCTGTGCTCGTCAGCGGAATGCATCCGCCGGCGCGGCGGTCGTGCCCCCCTGCTCGGCCCATGTCCCCGACCACCTGCTGAAGCAGCTCCCCGGCGTGGGCGTTCTCAATGGCCGCCCGCAGCGACAGCACAAACTTCTGCCCGCAGACCCCGCCGCAGACCGCCCAATCCACCTGATCGAACCGGATCATAAAGTCCACGATCTCGGCGGCATGCTCCGGATGCGGCATTTCATCGACCCAACTGATGATCAGCCGGTCGTAGATGAAGGAGCTTTGTAGGGCCTGGAGGAGGCAGCCGAAGTGGCTTTGCGGCAGGCGGGCATTGCGAATCTGGGCGATGCGGTCCTTGTCGGCCAAGGGGTAGAGGAACAGCAGCGCTTCATCGTCGGCGGGGCCGGCCTCGCGGGGATAGCCGGTCATTTCCGTCTCGATGCCGTAGAGCAGGGCGGTGGCCACGCGCTCCGGGATCGGTGCCTGCTGCTCGATGAGGTAGCGTGTCACTACCGTGCAGGTGGCCCCGTGGCTAGAGCGAATATCTACGAAGGGCACGCCGGTCAGATCGCCGGGCGTGTCGTGATGGTCGATCACCGCATAGAGACGCTGGGTGTACGGCTGGGAATGCCGCCCGGTGTTTGGCTGGCTATCCACCATGACCACGGCGTCCTCCTCGCGCCAGTCGATGGACTCGATCGGCTTGAGGTCCAGCTTGAGCACCTCGACCATGGCCCGGTTTTCTGGCCGGGCGATAGGGCCGTCCCGCGTCATCACCGTCGGCTTGCCCAAGCGGTGCTGCACGAGATGGGCCAGTCCGAGCATGCTGCCGAGACTGTCGGGATCAGGATGGATGTGGGAAACGAAGATCACACGCTTGGCGGCGTGCAGACCTTGCAGGAAGCGATCCGAACGTCGCAGGCCGCTACCACAACGGCCATTACAGTCCGGATCGGCGCTCCGTCGCGCCATAGATGTTTTCACCTCCGGCCTCCCCTCTGTCCCGCCGTGGACGAGGCTATGGAAGCCTTGCCCGCCCACCTGATCTTTCTCCCCGGTCAGGCACTCCGGAGAAAAGGGAGCGCAGCGAGCGAGGAACCCGTGTTCCTCCCACCTCTCGCTTCGCGGAGGGCGGATTGAGAGCTTCCCGGCTCTCTCCCCATTATGTAACCGAACCAGAGTCGCTTGCCAAGGAGTTTTCCCGCCCGGCCCCCTTCGGCGGCCCCTCCCCTCTGACCCATAACTTTCCGCAGGAGATGACCTTGAGGCGGCTTGTCCGAAAAACCGACAATCCCGATTCCGCTTCCCCGTGATCAATCGGTGCACACTCAATTGTAAAAGTGTCCAGTCGAATCGGCCGTCTGGGTCAACCTTTCAGCCCGTGACGGCGGTAGCTGCCACACCTGATCTGAGCGAACCGAGGGAAGCGCCCGTGGGCGATCGAGGCGAGCGGGAC
The genomic region above belongs to Thermogemmata fonticola and contains:
- a CDS encoding lipopolysaccharide biosynthesis protein, yielding MSQTGSDEPVEPRRSRWRAAVHFIVAQQVQTVLTVLAGLVATPLLLGWLGAERFGLVRLLEATLALLGVGWACLGMALGAGLVPRWARGDQQGVRQWVAAAQLLAAGISVLVLALAALLVWRGPLGPPASPALQGEWQAAFWLLLGGAALLAPWQLARTVFEADQRGARVSGVLTVSSLLTTAVALLLAAHGGGLPGQAFAMLCGSALSALWLHGWVRRTYSPWSWVVPPRQDLLTLLHHASRLFLASLCGALAVRCEVLAVQALYSPEEVTRYHLTQRLYALWQGQLLMFGTAVWAPLADLYVRQERAVLKQRLGQAVAVLCALGCAGGVAAIGYTGHFLDLWGVGREHFLGTVAAAAFALAMPVAALHSLFGWVLTATGHSRQYMVSAGGFALTAVAGCFGLGYLWGPAGVALGMTAAYAVSLLGNLAFLHYWGIFSLSRGLEPALRALLLALPLAWLSWRSGQVHTPWGWMGLLAEMTAWFAAYLLLWLLAAPPQERQIGWEFLHRFWPARKRPAAPPSVSNDSAAGCDAQTRSPRHQPP
- a CDS encoding inositol-3-phosphate synthase: MAQRRIGLWLIGACGSVAGATCLGLSAWARGLIPTTGLVTALEAFAPLDLDGPSSFVVGGHEVRQADLLTPVWELHQRSRVFDRAVIEACRSDLEQWSRHLRRGILYRPNAALQALRDRPDVLLARHPQEAITAVQDDLRRFQDQEQLDQLLVVNAASTEPPAAWEVRQLSLTALQEALERKAELPLPASTLYAYAALEGGWPYVNLTPSLGASLPALEELARQRRVPHAGQDLKTGETLLKSVLAPLFARRHLRVLSWVGHNILGNRDGWVLNDPENKASKVKSKDALLSSLLGYKPQSLVSIEYVESLDDWKTAWDHIHFEGFFGTKMTLQFTWQGCDSLLAAPLVLDLVRLVALAQRRGEYGALPYLASFFKSPLATSLHDFAQQFALLEQWAAQQHPNPPAAAASSAAQS
- the purB gene encoding adenylosuccinate lyase — its product is MGTESGHHEAGVLYDNPLVERYASREMAERWGPLRKYRTWRRLWLWLAEAQAELGLRADDGVTPRIRPEQLAALREHLDDVDLERAAAYEQRFRHDVMAHIHTFQDAAPQAGDILHLGATSCYVTDNADLILMRESLEQVCRQLAAVIAALADFAQRWKETPTLGFTHFQPAQLTTVGKRACLWLYDLLLDLQELERRQEELPFRGAKGTTGTQASFLTLFQGDHEKVRQLDRLVAAKAGFSRVVPVCGQTYSRKIDTQVLEALGGLGQSLHKWGTDLRLLAHRQEIEEPFEAEQVGSSAMAYKRNPMRAERLCSLARFLMNLPAMASQTAAVQWLERTLDDSAIRRLYLPQAFLAADACLRLALHLARRLIVQPQVIARNVQKQLPYMITESLMMAAVQGGANRQQVHEVVRQHSLAVAERIKAGQGNSRELLERLRQEPVFQRLDWERWGNLGAEAFIGRAPQQVDEFLAEHVHPRLQRYRDRPPPEAELRV
- a CDS encoding DHH family phosphoesterase — translated: MARRSADPDCNGRCGSGLRRSDRFLQGLHAAKRVIFVSHIHPDPDSLGSMLGLAHLVQHRLGKPTVMTRDGPIARPENRAMVEVLKLDLKPIESIDWREEDAVVMVDSQPNTGRHSQPYTQRLYAVIDHHDTPGDLTGVPFVDIRSSHGATCTVVTRYLIEQQAPIPERVATALLYGIETEMTGYPREAGPADDEALLFLYPLADKDRIAQIRNARLPQSHFGCLLQALQSSFIYDRLIISWVDEMPHPEHAAEIVDFMIRFDQVDWAVCGGVCGQKFVLSLRAAIENAHAGELLQQVVGDMGRAGGHDRRAGGCIPLTSTAPSTIDELQARLRRRFLKALGIEECRGQRLVPLRNILQNLQS